In Streptomyces sp. TS71-3, the following proteins share a genomic window:
- a CDS encoding acetoacetate decarboxylase family protein — translation MTERQAPQAGLGRRHLIGGSLAAMTATAMAAPASAAEGKPTAPARSDVTVPDGELLGYSLPLSARGTAQIVAAPPWHYVGDLVGVEFWTSPDAAEAALPAGLISDPSTAGHGYACFIDWQFSGDHQEYLDPVRSQYSEFLILLDARFDDTAVAWCPFIYVDNDAALARGWFQGFPKKMGTIRQTRAFSVASQAGPVVGAGGAFGASMSAAGHRLAEAKITLKQSGTTLPALGRPIVNLRHFPRLSAGQYANPAVHELTQSILDTPQVANVWTGSGDLSFFPAPGEELADLKIQRTGIGFRGSLSYTVTDLKILTGPDAPGN, via the coding sequence ATGACTGAACGCCAAGCTCCTCAGGCAGGACTGGGACGGCGCCACCTGATCGGCGGCTCACTCGCCGCCATGACCGCCACGGCGATGGCCGCACCCGCGTCCGCCGCCGAGGGGAAGCCCACGGCTCCGGCGCGGTCGGACGTCACCGTTCCCGACGGTGAACTGCTCGGCTACAGCCTGCCGCTCAGCGCACGCGGCACGGCCCAGATCGTTGCCGCGCCGCCGTGGCACTACGTGGGCGACCTCGTCGGCGTGGAGTTCTGGACCTCTCCCGACGCGGCCGAGGCGGCACTGCCCGCCGGTCTCATCTCCGACCCGTCCACCGCGGGCCACGGCTACGCCTGCTTCATCGACTGGCAGTTCTCCGGGGACCACCAGGAGTACCTGGACCCGGTCCGCAGCCAGTACTCGGAATTCCTGATCCTGCTCGACGCGCGGTTCGACGACACCGCCGTCGCATGGTGCCCGTTCATCTACGTCGACAACGATGCCGCCCTGGCCCGTGGCTGGTTCCAGGGCTTCCCCAAGAAGATGGGGACCATCCGCCAGACCCGCGCGTTCTCCGTCGCCAGCCAGGCCGGGCCCGTGGTGGGCGCCGGCGGCGCCTTCGGGGCCAGCATGTCCGCGGCCGGTCACCGGCTCGCCGAGGCGAAGATCACGTTGAAGCAGAGCGGCACGACCCTGCCCGCCCTGGGCCGGCCGATCGTCAATCTGCGGCACTTCCCGCGGCTGAGCGCCGGGCAGTACGCCAACCCGGCCGTCCACGAACTCACCCAGTCCATACTCGACACGCCGCAGGTGGCGAACGTCTGGACGGGCAGCGGTGACCTCAGCTTCTTCCCGGCGCCCGGCGAGGAGCTGGCCGACCTCAAGATCCAGCGCACGGGCATCGGCTTCCGCGGCTCCCTCTCCTACACGGTGACGGACCTGAAGATCCTCACCGGCCCGGACGCCCCGGGGAACTGA